A single window of Halomicrobium zhouii DNA harbors:
- a CDS encoding DUF5786 family protein, protein MSMGAYDNEEHERRERKNTEVDLSEDDDRTEYRGKVDFDSGDSTEELLDQFQQIKSS, encoded by the coding sequence ATGTCGATGGGCGCCTACGATAACGAAGAACACGAACGCCGCGAACGCAAGAACACCGAAGTCGACCTGAGCGAAGACGACGACCGGACCGAGTACCGCGGCAAGGTGGACTTCGACTCGGGCGACTCCACGGAGGAGTTGCTCGACCAGTTCCAGCAGATCAAGTCCTCGTGA
- a CDS encoding DUF7530 family protein, with protein MSREPTPPVEYGETWVYESIVGAIPGLDLSARAAVAVQFVLFEGAVLALAAVYDLWAAALAGTAAVLVAAAGSVAMLTIARLARRADAPQAYRQLLFGSSIEVVLGVVAFVALVTYLFVVDPRGPDAGLVTSLFGPEPPAPVVFLTLLILWDLCYRIGTGWWASVVALWRSLRYTVDPQESSAHRRADLATMAFGLLQLGLVPFVRDEWVLLVAVAGHVLAVVLVSALAILIADSSARNE; from the coding sequence ATGAGTCGAGAGCCCACCCCACCGGTCGAGTACGGGGAGACGTGGGTGTACGAGAGCATCGTCGGCGCGATCCCGGGCCTCGATCTGTCGGCCCGGGCCGCGGTCGCCGTCCAGTTCGTCCTCTTCGAGGGCGCCGTGCTGGCGCTGGCCGCCGTCTACGACCTCTGGGCGGCGGCGCTGGCCGGGACCGCCGCCGTGCTCGTGGCGGCGGCAGGCAGCGTCGCCATGTTGACCATCGCCCGCCTCGCCCGCCGCGCCGACGCACCGCAGGCCTACCGACAACTGCTGTTCGGGTCGAGCATCGAGGTGGTCCTCGGCGTCGTCGCCTTCGTCGCCCTCGTCACGTACCTCTTCGTCGTCGACCCCAGGGGACCCGACGCGGGACTGGTCACCTCCCTGTTCGGTCCCGAACCGCCGGCGCCCGTCGTGTTCCTGACGCTGTTGATCCTGTGGGACCTGTGTTACCGCATCGGCACCGGCTGGTGGGCGAGCGTCGTCGCGCTCTGGCGGTCGCTCCGGTACACCGTCGACCCCCAGGAGAGCAGCGCCCACCGCCGGGCCGACCTGGCGACGATGGCCTTCGGCCTGCTACAGCTCGGGCTCGTCCCCTTCGTCCGCGACGAGTGGGTCCTGCTGGTCGCCGTCGCCGGCCACGTGCTGGCCGTCGTCCTGGTGAGCGCGCTGGCCATCCTGATTGCCGACAGCTCAGCGAGAAACGAGTAG
- a CDS encoding NAD(P)H-binding protein: MRVLVTGATGFVGGRLVPVLLDRGHDVRALVRDPEGYDPPEGVDVVTGDLLEPGSFDAALADVEAAYYLVHSMGSGGDFAERDRRAAANFARAAGEAGVDRVVYLGGLGEDDDGQGEELSAHLRSRREVERVLAGGSYDLTTLRAAVIIGKGSASFEMIRQLDRRLPVMVTPRWVHTPCQPIAIDDVVAYLAGVLDVPETAGETYEIGGPEVLDYATIMRRTATVMGRREPVILGVPVLTPELSAYWIGLVTDVPTSVARPLIHGLKTPVVADDEPIRELVPVDLTPFDEAVARALANEAEGDGGSEGER, from the coding sequence ATGCGCGTTCTCGTCACCGGCGCGACCGGATTCGTCGGCGGCCGCCTCGTTCCCGTGTTGCTCGACCGCGGCCACGACGTCCGCGCGCTCGTTCGCGACCCCGAGGGGTACGACCCGCCCGAGGGCGTCGACGTGGTCACCGGCGACCTGCTCGAACCGGGGAGCTTCGACGCCGCGCTGGCCGACGTCGAGGCCGCCTACTACCTCGTCCACTCGATGGGCTCGGGCGGCGACTTCGCCGAGCGCGACCGCCGGGCCGCCGCGAACTTCGCGCGGGCCGCTGGCGAGGCCGGCGTAGACCGCGTGGTCTACCTCGGCGGCCTCGGCGAGGACGACGACGGTCAGGGCGAGGAGCTATCCGCCCACCTCCGTTCCCGGCGTGAGGTCGAACGGGTCCTGGCCGGCGGGAGCTACGACCTGACGACGCTCCGGGCCGCAGTGATCATCGGCAAGGGGAGCGCGAGCTTCGAGATGATCCGCCAGCTCGACCGGCGCCTCCCGGTGATGGTGACGCCGCGCTGGGTCCACACGCCGTGTCAGCCCATCGCCATCGACGACGTCGTCGCCTACCTCGCCGGCGTGCTCGACGTCCCCGAGACGGCCGGCGAGACCTACGAGATCGGCGGCCCCGAGGTGCTGGACTACGCCACCATCATGCGCCGCACTGCGACGGTGATGGGCCGACGAGAGCCCGTGATCCTCGGCGTGCCGGTGCTGACCCCCGAGCTGTCGGCGTACTGGATCGGGCTCGTGACGGACGTCCCGACGAGCGTCGCCCGGCCGCTCATCCACGGCCTCAAGACGCCCGTCGTCGCCGACGACGAGCCGATACGCGAACTCGTCCCCGTCGACCTGACGCCGTTCGACGAGGCAGTCGCGCGGGCGCTCGCGAACGAAGCCGAGGGCGACGGTGGGAGCGAGGGCGAGCGATGA
- a CDS encoding YkgJ family cysteine cluster protein translates to MEVNCEGCAGCCIDWRALTDATVDHERRGRYVPLDDVGNLAPIRRDEVRAFVDEGFGDVLQPRLFAGEGDATVTIDGTEVAAIRGRPAFLVGLRKPPKPVGPFDHDPTWLPTCAFLDPTTLQCRIHGDDLYPETCRRYPGENLALEVETGCERVEGVFGGSRLVDDEPPDDADPTFGPAAVGTTVFAHPDPDRLTGVVERLQNDESTRADRAEFVAIAAASSPAMLAVSDPVYEETREQVLDADSWAGRAIQRWSDRADEAGTAAPAPASLAEEIEEEAGAPETPGWDTVETDG, encoded by the coding sequence ATGGAGGTGAACTGCGAAGGGTGTGCCGGCTGTTGTATCGACTGGCGCGCGCTGACCGACGCGACGGTGGACCACGAGCGTCGCGGCCGGTACGTCCCGCTCGACGACGTGGGGAACCTCGCACCCATCCGCCGCGACGAGGTCCGGGCCTTCGTCGACGAGGGGTTCGGCGACGTCCTCCAGCCGCGACTGTTCGCCGGCGAGGGCGACGCGACCGTCACCATCGACGGGACCGAGGTGGCGGCGATTCGCGGCCGACCCGCCTTCCTCGTCGGTCTGCGCAAGCCGCCCAAACCCGTCGGTCCCTTCGACCACGACCCGACGTGGCTGCCGACGTGTGCCTTCCTCGACCCGACGACGCTGCAGTGTCGCATCCACGGCGACGACCTGTACCCGGAGACCTGTCGGCGCTATCCCGGCGAGAACCTCGCACTGGAGGTAGAGACGGGATGCGAGCGCGTGGAAGGGGTCTTCGGTGGGTCCCGTCTGGTCGACGACGAACCGCCCGACGACGCCGACCCGACCTTCGGGCCCGCGGCGGTCGGGACGACGGTGTTCGCCCACCCCGACCCAGACCGACTGACGGGCGTCGTCGAGCGACTGCAGAACGACGAGTCGACCCGCGCCGACCGCGCCGAGTTCGTCGCCATCGCCGCCGCGTCCAGCCCCGCAATGCTGGCGGTCAGCGACCCCGTCTACGAGGAGACGCGCGAGCAGGTACTCGACGCGGACTCCTGGGCCGGACGGGCGATCCAGCGGTGGAGCGATCGGGCCGACGAAGCGGGGACGGCCGCGCCGGCACCGGCGTCCCTCGCCGAGGAGATCGAGGAAGAAGCGGGCGCGCCGGAGACGCCGGGCTGGGACACCGTCGAGACCGACGGATAG
- a CDS encoding sensor histidine kinase yields the protein MQEPPLVLYHGPDATAVTERWDRRRRPFDLRGLSAADDVRDALAEDDVDCLVCAGGEDVLAVADDAQASVPGLQVVVFGRGDIDAATALEHGAAHFVDVGEDDPVETLDALQSVVEQHHSRRRDRTMLDSLLENIPLSVYFKDHDSRHVEVSDEMPSASGNPYIESPDGCRYHTPEDVVGLTDFDLYPPELAESATADDQRVIESEEPVVDQVEHTHGSVVNGTYVATSKAPWYDEQGNVVGLVGVTRDISERKQYEHQLERQNGRLERFAGVLSHDLRNPLEVAQGHLRLAREDRDPEHFDAIERSLDRMDELVEDVLTLARQGGTVTEPDAVAVATAARDAWNVVDSGDATLVVDADLVVMADPSRLAQLFENLFRNALEHAADRPDALTITVADLREAHGFLVADDGVGIPEDEREGIFDAGFSTTEDGTGLGLNIVRTVADAHGWHVTVTESDGGGACFKFGNVHTPES from the coding sequence ATGCAGGAGCCCCCCCTGGTGCTGTACCACGGCCCCGACGCCACAGCGGTCACGGAGCGGTGGGACCGGCGACGCCGGCCCTTCGACCTCCGCGGCCTGTCCGCGGCCGACGACGTGCGCGACGCCCTCGCCGAAGACGACGTCGACTGTCTGGTCTGTGCGGGCGGCGAGGACGTGCTGGCCGTCGCCGACGACGCCCAGGCGTCGGTTCCTGGCCTCCAGGTAGTCGTGTTCGGGCGGGGGGACATCGACGCCGCCACCGCGCTCGAACACGGCGCGGCCCACTTCGTCGACGTCGGCGAGGACGACCCGGTCGAGACGCTCGACGCACTCCAGTCGGTCGTCGAACAGCATCACTCCCGGCGCCGAGACCGGACGATGCTCGACTCGCTGCTGGAGAACATCCCGCTGTCGGTGTACTTCAAAGACCACGACAGTCGCCACGTCGAAGTGAGCGACGAGATGCCGTCGGCGAGCGGGAATCCGTACATCGAGAGCCCCGACGGCTGCCGCTACCACACGCCCGAGGACGTCGTCGGCCTCACGGACTTCGACCTCTATCCCCCGGAGCTGGCCGAGAGCGCGACGGCCGACGACCAGCGAGTCATCGAGTCCGAGGAGCCGGTCGTCGACCAGGTCGAACACACGCACGGCTCGGTGGTCAACGGCACCTACGTCGCCACGTCGAAGGCGCCGTGGTACGACGAGCAGGGCAACGTCGTCGGCCTCGTCGGCGTCACGCGCGACATCAGCGAACGCAAGCAGTACGAACACCAGCTCGAACGCCAGAACGGACGGCTCGAACGGTTCGCTGGCGTCCTCAGCCACGACCTGCGCAACCCGCTGGAGGTGGCCCAGGGCCACCTCAGGCTCGCCAGGGAAGACCGCGACCCGGAACACTTCGACGCGATCGAACGCTCGCTGGACCGGATGGACGAACTCGTCGAAGACGTCCTGACTCTGGCACGGCAGGGCGGGACCGTTACCGAACCGGACGCCGTCGCCGTCGCGACCGCCGCCAGGGACGCCTGGAACGTCGTCGATTCCGGCGACGCGACGCTCGTCGTCGACGCCGACCTCGTCGTCATGGCCGACCCGAGTCGGCTGGCACAGCTGTTCGAGAACCTCTTTCGCAACGCCCTGGAACACGCCGCAGACCGGCCGGACGCCCTCACTATCACCGTCGCAGACCTCCGGGAAGCACACGGCTTTCTCGTCGCTGACGACGGCGTCGGTATCCCCGAAGACGAGCGAGAGGGCATCTTCGACGCGGGCTTTTCGACGACCGAGGACGGCACCGGACTCGGCCTCAACATCGTCCGGACCGTCGCCGACGCCCACGGCTGGCACGTGACGGTGACCGAGAGCGACGGCGGCGGCGCGTGCTTCAAGTTCGGGAACGTCCACACTCCCGAGAGCTGA
- a CDS encoding DUF7561 family protein, which translates to MTTRPCDGCSEDVTIAGGIAGIWSSSETTGGMTLELVDDTEHFLCYACIDRLPDDEEITREHVADL; encoded by the coding sequence ATGACGACCCGGCCCTGCGACGGCTGTAGCGAGGACGTCACCATCGCCGGCGGCATCGCCGGCATCTGGTCGTCGTCGGAGACGACCGGCGGGATGACGCTCGAACTCGTCGACGACACCGAGCACTTCCTCTGTTACGCCTGCATCGACCGGCTACCCGACGACGAGGAGATCACGCGCGAGCACGTGGCCGACCTGTAA
- a CDS encoding sensor histidine kinase: protein MEEPVCVLYYGPDAAALEQRWETTERPFALSAFDDAGGAREFAAGTAVDALVCSGPDAMAVVDDVRDTVGHVPVVVLDDGETDAVAALADGVTHCLSVDERDRVDVIEHLEPVVSRYRDERRERTMLDSLLENIPLSVYFKDRQSRFLRVSDAMTSMMGDPYIESPDGVRYYAPADIVGTTDFDVFPNHLAEPATSDDRSVMENEEPIDRVEHAYGPAFDGSYVATSKAPWYDEQGDVVGLVGVTRDISERKQYEHQLERQNERLERFAEVISHDLRNPLEVAKSRLRFAREECESEHFDAIDRSLDRMDDLIADVLTITRYGETVDDPDLVDVATVAGDAWDVIDSQGATLAVNTELVIRADTGRLSQLFENLFRNSVEHGAEDPTDLTVTVDDLPHRSGFYVADDGVGIPEDERDSVFESGFSTDEEGTGLGLDIVRSIVDAHGWVVEAVESEGGGARFEFKNVAEKGR, encoded by the coding sequence ATGGAAGAACCAGTCTGCGTACTGTACTACGGTCCCGACGCCGCCGCGCTCGAGCAGCGGTGGGAGACGACCGAGCGACCGTTCGCGCTGTCGGCGTTCGACGACGCCGGAGGGGCCCGGGAGTTCGCCGCCGGGACGGCCGTCGACGCACTCGTCTGCTCGGGGCCGGACGCGATGGCCGTCGTCGACGACGTCCGCGACACCGTCGGCCACGTGCCGGTCGTCGTCCTCGACGACGGGGAGACCGACGCCGTCGCGGCCCTGGCCGACGGCGTGACGCACTGTCTCTCCGTGGACGAACGGGACCGCGTCGACGTGATCGAGCACCTCGAACCCGTCGTCAGTCGCTACCGGGACGAACGCCGCGAGCGAACCATGCTCGACTCGCTGCTGGAGAACATTCCGCTCTCGGTGTACTTCAAGGACCGGCAGAGCCGGTTTCTCCGGGTGAGCGACGCGATGACGTCGATGATGGGCGACCCGTACATCGAGAGTCCCGACGGCGTCCGCTACTACGCGCCGGCGGACATCGTCGGCACCACGGACTTCGACGTCTTCCCGAACCACCTGGCCGAACCCGCCACGTCCGACGACCGGTCGGTGATGGAGAACGAAGAGCCGATCGACCGGGTCGAACACGCCTACGGCCCGGCGTTCGACGGGAGCTACGTCGCCACGTCGAAGGCGCCGTGGTACGACGAGCAGGGCGACGTCGTCGGCCTCGTCGGCGTCACGCGCGACATCAGCGAACGCAAGCAGTACGAACACCAGCTCGAACGCCAGAACGAGCGGCTCGAACGGTTCGCCGAAGTGATCAGTCACGACCTTCGCAACCCACTCGAGGTCGCCAAGAGTCGCCTCCGCTTCGCCAGGGAGGAGTGCGAGTCGGAGCACTTCGACGCCATCGACCGGTCGCTCGACCGGATGGACGACCTCATCGCCGACGTGTTGACCATCACGCGCTACGGGGAGACCGTCGATGACCCCGACCTGGTCGACGTCGCCACCGTCGCCGGCGACGCCTGGGACGTCATCGACTCCCAGGGGGCGACGCTCGCGGTGAACACCGAACTGGTCATCCGCGCAGACACAGGCCGGCTCTCCCAGCTCTTCGAGAACCTGTTCCGGAACTCGGTCGAACACGGCGCCGAGGACCCGACCGACCTCACCGTGACCGTCGACGACCTCCCCCACAGGTCGGGGTTCTACGTCGCCGACGACGGGGTCGGCATCCCGGAGGACGAGCGCGATTCCGTCTTCGAGTCCGGGTTCAGCACGGACGAGGAGGGGACCGGGCTCGGCCTCGACATCGTCCGGTCCATCGTCGACGCCCACGGCTGGGTCGTCGAGGCGGTCGAGAGCGAGGGCGGCGGCGCCCGCTTCGAGTTCAAGAACGTCGCCGAGAAGGGACGCTGA
- a CDS encoding ATP-dependent DNA helicase, producing MNAARIFDEFPAPSYRGNQKQALADIQAAFEDGARVVLVRAPTGSGKSLLARAIAGCARTAGEADAEEVIDAYYTTPQVSQLDDVAEEPMLDDLNVIRGKNNYNCILPGETETPVNQAPCARERMFDCQVKHRCPYFSDRAIASNRRIAAMTLAYFMQTAGSDVFGTRDVAVVDEAHGLGDWAEMYAAIELGPDTVPIWEDKAPPAIDDLEDAANYADGLAATSERRVKELRQKEELTAEEVAERDRLNKLRQELSWFAEDYRDPDSVTTWVVDQPDGEGTSVTIKPLDPEKYLKHTVWDRGQRFALLSATILNKDAFCANVGLSTDDVALVEVGHTFPVENRPLYDVTQGKMTYEERDETLPKIARQVVRIMQKHPDEKGLIHCHSYAIKEKLESLLRDFGVGERLRSHESEDRDAQLTSWKRTDDPDVFLSVKMEEALDLEGDLCRWQVICKAPYPNTRDSRVAQRLSDGQWGWYYRAALRTVIQACGRVVRAPDDYGSTYLADSSLLDLFDRARTDMPDWFEEQVDRMSEPDLPEFSPVDALGGESVEGKSDGSESGSSGRSRSRSGSRAGSRSRSGASTRSSPMADVWDTE from the coding sequence GTGAACGCCGCGCGAATCTTCGACGAGTTTCCCGCGCCCTCCTATCGCGGCAACCAGAAACAGGCGCTCGCGGACATCCAGGCGGCCTTCGAGGACGGGGCCCGCGTCGTGCTGGTGCGCGCGCCGACGGGCAGCGGCAAGTCGCTGCTGGCCCGCGCCATCGCCGGCTGTGCCCGCACCGCCGGCGAGGCCGACGCGGAGGAGGTCATCGACGCCTACTACACCACGCCGCAGGTCTCCCAGCTCGACGACGTCGCCGAGGAACCGATGCTCGACGACCTGAACGTCATCCGGGGGAAGAACAACTACAACTGCATCCTCCCGGGCGAGACGGAGACGCCGGTCAACCAGGCCCCCTGCGCTCGCGAGCGGATGTTCGATTGCCAGGTCAAACACCGCTGTCCGTACTTCTCGGACCGGGCCATCGCCTCGAACCGGCGCATCGCCGCGATGACGCTGGCCTACTTCATGCAGACGGCGGGCTCGGACGTGTTCGGCACGCGCGACGTCGCCGTCGTCGACGAGGCCCACGGGCTGGGCGACTGGGCGGAGATGTACGCTGCCATCGAGCTGGGCCCCGACACGGTGCCCATCTGGGAGGACAAGGCCCCGCCCGCCATCGACGACCTGGAGGACGCCGCGAACTACGCCGACGGTCTGGCCGCCACGTCCGAGCGCCGCGTGAAGGAACTCCGCCAGAAGGAGGAGCTGACCGCGGAGGAGGTGGCCGAACGCGACCGCCTGAACAAGCTCCGCCAGGAGCTGTCGTGGTTCGCCGAGGACTACCGCGACCCCGACAGCGTCACGACGTGGGTCGTCGACCAGCCCGACGGCGAGGGGACGAGCGTGACGATCAAGCCACTCGACCCCGAGAAGTACCTCAAACACACCGTCTGGGACCGGGGCCAGCGCTTCGCCCTGCTGTCGGCCACCATCCTCAACAAGGACGCCTTCTGCGCCAACGTCGGCCTCTCGACTGACGACGTCGCCCTCGTCGAGGTGGGCCACACCTTCCCCGTCGAGAACCGACCGCTGTACGACGTCACGCAGGGGAAGATGACCTACGAGGAACGGGACGAGACGCTGCCGAAGATCGCCCGCCAGGTGGTTCGAATCATGCAGAAACACCCCGACGAGAAGGGGCTGATACACTGTCACTCCTACGCGATCAAGGAGAAGCTGGAGTCGCTCTTGCGCGATTTCGGCGTCGGCGAACGACTGCGGAGCCACGAGTCCGAGGACCGGGACGCCCAGCTGACCTCGTGGAAGCGCACCGACGACCCCGACGTCTTCCTCTCGGTGAAGATGGAGGAGGCCCTGGACCTGGAGGGCGACCTCTGTCGCTGGCAGGTCATCTGCAAGGCGCCCTATCCCAACACCCGCGACTCGCGGGTCGCCCAGCGCCTCTCGGACGGCCAGTGGGGCTGGTACTACCGCGCCGCGCTGCGGACGGTCATCCAGGCCTGCGGCAGAGTCGTCAGGGCGCCCGACGACTACGGCTCGACGTACCTCGCAGACTCCTCGCTGCTGGACCTGTTCGACCGCGCCCGGACGGACATGCCCGACTGGTTCGAGGAACAGGTCGACCGGATGTCCGAGCCCGACCTGCCGGAGTTCTCGCCAGTGGACGCGCTCGGCGGCGAGAGCGTCGAGGGCAAGAGCGACGGGTCGGAGAGCGGGTCGAGCGGCCGGTCGCGCTCGCGGTCCGGGTCGCGTGCGGGCTCTCGCTCCCGCAGCGGCGCCTCGACGCGGTCGAGTCCGATGGCCGACGTCTGGGACACCGAGTAG
- a CDS encoding succinylglutamate desuccinylase/aspartoacylase family protein encodes MVSLGTASAAPGGVDTGRLQVGETRDGSPFGLPVAVVNGAEDGETLYMQAASDGDELNGVGVVQRVLPQLDPAELSGTILVVGIVNYHAFQVAEHRNPIDDTKMNRAYPGDENGTSSERIAAATFQAARRADRILDLHQGSTSRMLEECRVRCGQRHRLHDECLELAKVFGCGYVLDQKGPDGQLARAAPDEGIPTIDPELGGSVGWDEGAIQTGVEGVFNVLRYYDFLGGRHAPETQTRATGFDQYGAPAGGLVSFETDLGDRVNRGDALYRITDVFGEVKATVTADAPGVFWRSRRLPQVATGEYVCSVGTDVDSV; translated from the coding sequence ATGGTATCCCTCGGTACGGCGAGTGCCGCCCCGGGCGGGGTGGACACGGGGCGGTTGCAGGTGGGCGAGACGCGCGACGGGAGCCCGTTCGGGCTGCCCGTCGCCGTCGTCAACGGGGCCGAGGACGGCGAGACGCTCTATATGCAGGCCGCGAGCGACGGCGACGAACTCAATGGCGTCGGCGTCGTCCAGCGCGTGCTCCCTCAGCTAGACCCGGCGGAGCTGTCGGGGACGATTCTGGTCGTCGGCATCGTCAACTACCACGCCTTCCAGGTGGCCGAGCACCGCAACCCCATCGACGACACGAAGATGAACCGGGCCTACCCGGGCGACGAGAACGGCACGTCCTCCGAACGCATCGCCGCCGCGACGTTCCAGGCGGCCAGACGCGCCGACCGGATCCTGGACCTCCACCAGGGGTCGACCTCGCGGATGCTGGAGGAGTGCCGGGTCCGCTGTGGGCAGCGCCACCGGCTCCACGACGAGTGTCTCGAACTCGCGAAGGTCTTCGGCTGCGGCTACGTCCTCGACCAGAAGGGCCCCGACGGGCAACTCGCCCGCGCCGCGCCGGACGAGGGCATCCCCACCATCGACCCGGAACTCGGCGGCAGCGTCGGCTGGGACGAGGGCGCCATCCAGACCGGCGTCGAGGGCGTGTTCAACGTCCTCCGGTACTACGACTTCCTCGGCGGTCGCCACGCACCCGAAACCCAGACCCGCGCGACCGGCTTCGACCAGTACGGCGCCCCCGCCGGCGGCCTGGTCAGCTTCGAGACGGACCTGGGCGACCGGGTCAATCGCGGCGACGCGCTCTACCGCATCACCGACGTCTTCGGCGAGGTGAAGGCCACCGTCACGGCCGACGCCCCGGGCGTCTTCTGGCGCTCCCGGCGCCTCCCGCAGGTCGCCACCGGCGAGTACGTCTGTTCGGTGGGGACGGACGTCGACTCGGTGTGA
- a CDS encoding MBL fold metallo-hydrolase, whose translation MEVTLLGTGDTTGTPTPRCDCETCERAREEDVERTRFSVHVRNEQTDQSLLIDASPDFRRQFRREDVPLPDAAVITHVHFDHLDGLGNAYRLLDHLPVHAADEHDPNLGESVAEHVDSRYHYLDQVTVNPETPFERFEAAGFEVTLVPGVHPPLSTYGLRIDEPETGASLAISGDTSYAFPQESRDVLRGADLGIVEGIVHADLCEGHPAGGDHYDADGVPRTFGTKHMTLTGARALAEDLDVDNYRIVHTAHFVPASQAFADDVALDGERFEL comes from the coding sequence ATGGAGGTCACGTTGCTCGGGACGGGCGACACCACGGGAACCCCTACCCCCAGATGCGACTGCGAGACGTGCGAGCGCGCACGCGAGGAAGACGTCGAACGCACTCGCTTCTCCGTCCACGTCCGCAACGAGCAGACGGACCAGTCCCTCCTGATCGACGCCAGCCCGGACTTCCGGCGGCAGTTCCGCCGGGAGGACGTCCCGCTCCCGGACGCCGCCGTCATCACCCACGTCCACTTCGACCACCTCGACGGGCTGGGCAACGCCTACCGTCTGCTCGACCACCTGCCGGTCCACGCCGCCGACGAGCACGACCCGAACCTGGGCGAGAGCGTCGCCGAGCACGTCGACTCCCGGTACCACTACCTCGACCAGGTGACGGTCAACCCCGAGACCCCCTTCGAGCGTTTCGAGGCGGCGGGGTTCGAGGTAACGCTGGTGCCGGGCGTCCACCCGCCGCTGTCGACCTACGGGCTGCGGATCGACGAACCCGAGACCGGTGCCTCGCTGGCCATCTCCGGCGACACGAGCTACGCCTTCCCACAGGAGTCCCGCGACGTCCTGCGCGGCGCGGATCTGGGCATCGTCGAGGGCATCGTCCACGCCGACCTCTGCGAGGGGCACCCCGCCGGCGGCGACCACTACGACGCCGACGGCGTCCCGCGGACCTTCGGCACGAAGCACATGACCCTCACGGGTGCGCGGGCGCTGGCCGAGGACCTCGACGTGGACAATTACCGCATCGTCCACACGGCGCACTTCGTCCCCGCATCGCAGGCGTTCGCCGACGACGTAGCTCTAGACGGCGAGCGATTCGAGCTGTAG
- a CDS encoding DUF5787 family protein, producing the protein MREFAFELALCAHLEGGEGPGGDALLSRQLGAHVHGRRVVDVLAVDPGPEFAERAAITPERIPTAAVEADVGPGRARYWKDAFDCHPERAERAKDLAVERGFFEAERRGGRTYVRQVARYPDWFGSLVAIENKPDLGRPGDLEMQLRTDVSLGLVDEVVLATASHVTRAHLNRIPDEVGVWRFDPETGEREVIRDATPLAVDDPGVEVVESYPGRTDVRVVGSEEKQRARRRLAERAYGKGWRTFDYPACAQCSPDDDGLPQCAWKGRSVRASDECGTSCAGYEESEAVAVDTDSLRAERSPWEPEPAGRKRQQSGLDRFG; encoded by the coding sequence GTGCGTGAATTCGCGTTCGAACTGGCGCTGTGTGCCCACCTCGAAGGCGGGGAGGGGCCGGGGGGAGACGCCCTCCTCAGCCGCCAGCTCGGCGCCCACGTCCACGGTCGCCGCGTCGTCGACGTGCTCGCCGTCGACCCCGGTCCCGAGTTCGCCGAGCGCGCGGCCATCACGCCCGAGCGCATCCCCACCGCCGCCGTCGAGGCCGACGTCGGCCCGGGACGGGCCCGCTACTGGAAGGACGCCTTCGACTGCCACCCCGAGCGGGCCGAGCGGGCGAAGGACCTGGCCGTCGAGCGGGGCTTCTTCGAGGCCGAACGCCGCGGCGGCCGCACCTACGTCCGCCAGGTCGCCCGCTATCCCGACTGGTTCGGTTCGCTGGTCGCCATCGAGAACAAACCGGACCTGGGCCGCCCCGGCGACCTGGAGATGCAACTGCGGACCGACGTCTCGCTGGGCCTCGTCGACGAGGTCGTGCTGGCGACGGCCTCGCACGTGACGCGGGCGCACCTGAACCGCATCCCCGACGAGGTGGGGGTGTGGCGCTTCGATCCCGAAACTGGCGAACGGGAGGTGATCCGCGATGCGACGCCGCTGGCCGTCGACGACCCCGGCGTCGAGGTGGTCGAATCGTACCCGGGCCGGACCGACGTCCGGGTCGTGGGGTCCGAGGAGAAGCAACGGGCCCGCCGTCGCCTCGCCGAGCGTGCCTACGGCAAGGGCTGGCGGACGTTCGACTATCCGGCCTGTGCCCAGTGCTCGCCCGACGACGACGGCCTGCCCCAGTGCGCGTGGAAGGGGCGCTCCGTCCGTGCGAGCGACGAGTGCGGAACGAGTTGCGCGGGCTACGAGGAAAGTGAAGCAGTCGCGGTCGACACGGACTCGCTCCGGGCCGAGCGGTCGCCCTGGGAGCCGGAGCCGGCGGGTCGAAAACGGCAGCAGTCGGGGCTGGACCGGTTCGGCTAA